The DNA segment TGCTGGTTTAGGTAAGCCTGCAATTTTGGTTGCTTGTTTCGCTGGGCCTTTAGGAAACAGTTTATATAAATAGATACTATTGCCTTTATCAGCACCGAGTTTCTTCGCCATCGCTTTAACTAATGCGCGAATAGCGGGTGAAGTATTGTATTCGAGATAAAAGTTACGCACGAAGTGAACAACTTCCCAATGTGCAGGGCTTAAGCTGATACTTTCTTGTTCTGCAAGCAGCGGCGCAAGTGCTTCGCTCCAATCACTCGAGTTAAGTAAATAACCTTGTTTGTCGGTGGAGATCTCTTGTTCGTTGATAATTAACATAGGCTTAAACTAA comes from the Moritella yayanosii genome and includes:
- a CDS encoding TusE/DsrC/DsvC family sulfur relay protein; translation: MLIINEQEISTDKQGYLLNSSDWSEALAPLLAEQESISLSPAHWEVVHFVRNFYLEYNTSPAIRALVKAMAKKLGADKGNSIYLYKLFPKGPAKQATKIAGLPKPAKCL